In candidate division KSB1 bacterium, the genomic stretch TTCTCGATCAGGCGGAATCGCTCCTGCGTAGCCGGGTGGGCGAGTGGATCTACGGCGTGGGGGAAACGCCTCTTGAGGAAGTGGTGGCAGAACTCTTCTTCCGGACCGGAAAGACGGTGAGCACGGCGGAGTCCTGTACCGGCGGGCTTCTGGCCCACCGCCTGACCAACGTGGCGGGTAGCTCGACCTATTTTGAGCGCGGTGTGGTTGCCTACAGCAATCAGGCCAAGGTTCAGCTGCTCGGGGTACGGGAAGAGACCTTACGTACCTACGGCGCGGTGAGCGAGCCGACGGCGATCGAAATGGCGGAGGGTGTACGCCGAATCTCGGGCACGGACTTCGGCGTTTCAACCACAGGCATTGCGGGGCCAGGGGGAGGCACGCCAGAGAAGCCAGTGGGGCTTGTCTACATCGGCTTCAGCGACGGGAGACGGTCGTACGCGCGGCAGTTCTACTTCCGGCGCGAGCGGCTTTTTAACAAGACAAGAGCCGCGCTGGCCGCCTTAGATCTGTTGCGGCGCGAGCTTCTGCAACTGAAGCGCGGAGGGGAGCAGGTTGGTTAGATTCGGGCTCTGGTGGCGAACAAAAGAGGGTTTGACATAGGATGGGCGAAATTCGTACATTTATCGCGGTTGACGTCCCCGCGCAATGCAAGCAGAGAATTGCCGACCTCCAAAAGGAATTGCGTGCCTATCCTGGCCGCGTGACCTGGACGCGGGCGGAAGGGATCCACGTTACGCTGAAGTTCCTTGGGAACGTGGAGGCAACCCGCATAGACGCCGTTGCCGAAGCCTTGGCCCGGGCCGTTCGGGGAGCCCAGCGCCCTCGCCTTTGCGCCAGGGGGACGGGCGCCTTTCCCAGCTGGCGGAGTCCCCGGGTGTTCTGGATCGGCGTGGAGGACGAGGGGGGAAATCTGGCCCGTATTCAGCGCGCGGTCGAGGAGGAATTGGAAGGCTTGGGATTTCCTCGCGAAGGCAGGCCCTTCACCCCACATCTGACGCTGGCGAGGGTGAAGGCGCCGGGCTCAGTTGCGGCGATGGTTGCGCGCTTGCGCGAGGTCGACTTTCGTACGGAACCATTTGAGGCGGAAGAGATCCTGGTGATGCGCAGCGATTTGAAACCGCAGGGGGCCGAGTACACCCCTCTGCGCAGGGTGCCGATCGGTTAGCAGAGAGGGCTACTGCCATGGCCGTAGAAAAAGATGAAAAAAGAAGGGCATTGGAGCTCGCCCTGGCGCAGATCGATCGCCAGTTCGGCAAGGGCTCGATTATGCGTTTGGGAGACCAACGGGCCAGCGTCAAGGTGGACGTGATCCCCACTGGCTCCATCTCTCTCGACGCGGCCCTCGGCATTGGTGGGGTGCCGCGAGGACGGATTGTGGAGATCTACGGTCCGGAGAGCAGTGGCAAGACGACCCTCGCTCTGCACATCATTGCGGAGGCGCAGAAACGGGGCGGTCTTGCGGCGTTCATTGACGCGGAGCATGCCCTCGACGCCAATTACGCAAAGGCCTTGGGGGTGGACATTCAAAACCTCCTGGTCAGCCAGCCCGACACAGGCGAGCAGGCGCTGGAGATCGCGGAGACATTGGTCCGAAGCGGCGCCCTCGATGTAATCGTCATCGACTCGGTGGCGGCCCTCGTCCCACGGGCCGAGATCGAGGGCGAGATGGGGGATGCCCAAATGGGCCTGCAAGCCCGACTCATGTCGCAGGCCATGCGCAAACTGGCCGGTGCCATTGCCAAGTCCAACACCTGCGTCATCTTCATCAACCAGATCCGCGAGAAGATCGGGGTCATGTTCGGGCCCACGGAGACGACTACCGGTGGGCGCGCCCTGAAGTTCTACGCCTCGGTGCGACTGGACATCCGTCGCGTGGCTTCGATCAAGGAAGGGGAGCGCGTGCTCGGTAACCGCACGGTGGTCAAGGTCGTGAAGAACAAGCTGGCACCTCCCTTCCGGGAAGCGACCTTTGATATTCTCTTCGGAACCGGGATCTCCAAGATGGGCGACTTGCTGGACCTGGCCGTGGAGCACAACATCATCCAAAAGAGCGGCACCTGGTATTCCTACGGGGAAGAGAGGCTTGGCCAGGGTCGCGAAAACGTACGCCAGTTCCTGGAGGAGAACCCTGACCTGGCGGCGGAGATCGAGCGCAAGGTGCGCAAAGCGGTGGGCCTGTTGACTGAGGAGGAAACGGCGGCGGAAGCTGCGGTCGGAACCTAAGGATTCGCCGGACGCGACGGGCGGCAGCCGAGGCAAGGATCGAGCGGAAGCGTGGCGCCACGCATTACCCGGATCGAACCCCAGAAACGGCGCAAGGGCCGTTTCTCTGTGTTTGTGGACGAGGAGTACGCCTTCTCCGTGGACGCCGAGCTTCTGGCGTTGTCCAGCCTGGCGGAGGGCCAGGAGATCGATGAGGCGCGCGTTGAGGAGCTACGGCACGAAAGCGAACTGCGGTACGCAAAGGAGCGGGCCTACCGCTTGCTCGCCGTTCGCGACCGCAGCGAAGCGGAGATGCGTCAACGGCTGGCCCGCATTGGTTTCGGCTCCGCCACCGTCGAGGAGGTCATCCGGATCCTGAAACAGCAAAGATACCTGGATGACCGCTGTTTTGCCCTCCGCTACAGCCAGGGGCTGCTGAGTACCCACCCGGTCGGACGGGTCGAGCTGGAAAAGCAACTTCGCCAGAAGGGGGTAGAAGAGGCGATCGTCGACGAGGTGGTGGAGGATGTGCTCCCGCCAGAGACCGAGGCGGAGTTGGCTCGACGGGAGGCCATCCGGCGAGTGTGCCGTTACCGGGCGGAGCAGGATCGAGGTAAGGTGAAGGCTCGCGTCGTGGCCTACCTGGCGCGACGAGGATTCACCTGGGGTGTAGTTCAGGATCTCATCGAGCACTGGCAAGAGATCGAAGAGCAGGCACGAGACGGGAAAGTGGAGGAGTAGGACTCGGACCCATGACAGCCAGCGAGGTTCGCCAATCATTCCTGGAGTTCTTCCGCAGAAAGGGGCACCGAATTGTGCCCAGCGCCCCGGTCATCCCCCAGGACGACCCCACCTTGCTTTTCACCAATGCCGGAATGAATCAGTTCAAGGATGTGTTCCTGGGCTTGGGTACGCGGGACTACAAGCGCGCTGCAGACGTTCAGAAGTGCATTCGTGTGTCGGGCAAGCACAACGACCTCGAGGAGGTCGGACGCGATACCTACCACCACACGTTTTTCGAAATGCTCGGCAACTGGTCCTTCGGCGACTACTACAAGCGCGAGGCGATCGAATGGGCCTGGGAACTCCTCGTGGAGGAATGGAAGCTGCCCCCCGGGGCGCTCTGGGCCACGGTCTTCGAGGATGATGACGAGGCGGCCGAGCTCTGGCCGCAGGTGACAGATCTCCCCGCCCACAAGGTACTGCGCTTCGGCTACAAGGAGAACTTCTGGGAGATGGGAGACACGGGACCCTGCGGCCCTTGCACGGAGATCCATATCGATCGGGGACCGGAGTTCTGCGACCGCAGGGGAGAACCCGGACACGTCTGTCGTGTCAACGGTGGCTGCGCCCGCTTCATCGAGTTGTGGAATCTGGTGTTCATCCAGTTCAATCGGGATGAAGACGGAAGGCTCCACGAGCTTCCGGCCAAGCACGTCGATACGGGCGCGGGGCTCGAACGCCTGGTGGCCGTTCTCCAGGGCAAGGCTTCCAACTACGACACCGACCTCTTTCAGCCCATCATCGAGCGGGTGGCGGAGCTCTCGGGGAAAGCCTACACCGGGGGGATGTCGGACACCGACGTGGCCTTCCGCGTGGTGGCTGACCACATCCGGGCGCTGGCGTTCGCGATTGCAGACGGTGCCCTTCCCTCGAACGAGGGGCGGGGCTATGTGCTGCGGCGCATCCTTCGTCGGGCCGCACGATTTGGCCGCGTGCTGGGAATGCACGAGCCTTTCCTCCATCGCCTGGCGGAGCCGCTGATTCAGGTGATGGGGCGCGCTTACCCCGAGCTGGTGGAGCGACGGCAGGTGATCGAGCGCGTGATCTTCTCCGAGGAGGAAGCCTTCGGTCGAACCCTCGACCGCGGCCTGGAACTTTTCGAGGAGAAAGCGGCCCAGCTCCAGGCGCAGGGAGAGAGCGTCTTCCCGGGGGACCTGGCTTTTCTCCTCCACGATACCTACGGTTTCCCCCTGGACCTCACCCAGCTCTTGGCCAGGGAAAAGGGTTTAACGGTCGATGAGGCGGGTTTCCAGCAGCGGATGGCTGAGCAACGGGAGCGGTCCCAGCGGGCAACCGCCTTTACGATCCAAGTGGATAAGACGCTGGAAGAGATCCTGCGGGAACTTCCCGCTACGGAATTCCTGGGGTACACCCAGGATGAGGTCGAGGCGCGGGTCCTGAGAGTAGTGGACCGACGCGTGATTTTGGACCGTACCCCCTTCTACGCCGAGGCAGGCGGCCAGGTGGGCGACACGGGCTCCCTCCTCTGCGACGGCCGGGAGCACCGGGTCGTCGACACGCAAAAGGCCGGCCATGTCACCGTGCACATAGTAGAGACAGACGATCTTGAGGCTCTCCGGAGCCTCGAGGGGAAGACCGTCCTGGCTCGCATTGACGTCGAGCGCCGGCGCGCCGCCGAACGCAACCACACCGCTACCCATCTACTGCACAAGGCTCTCCGCACCGTTTTGGGAGAGCATGCGTTGCAGTCGGGGTCCCTTGTGCATCCCGACTACCTGCGGTTCGACTTCCACCATTTCGAAAAGGTGCGGCCGGAAGAGCTTGCAGCCGTCGAAGAGATGGTCAACCGGGCCATCGTAGCCAACTATCCGGTGCGCTGGGAGTACGTGCCTTTCGACGAGGCGCGGCGGCGGGGTGCCGTGGCCTTGTTCGGTGAAAAGTACGGCGAGGTGGTGCGCCTGGTGGAGGTGGACGACTACTCCCGGGAGTTGTGCGGCGGGACCCACGTTCGAGCGACCGGGGAGATCGGGCTGTTTCGCATTGTCTCCGAATCGTCAGTGGCCGCCGGGGTGCGGCGCATCGAGGCTGTGACCGGACTGCGGGCGGCGCAGCGAGTCCGTGAAGACGCTCAGCGCCTGGAGGAGTTGCAGGAGTTGCTCAACTGCGGTCGGGACGAGCTGAGGGCGCGCGTGGAGTCCCTTCTCTCTGAGAGGCGTGAACTCGAAAGGCGGTTGCGTCAGGCCCTCAAAGGGGGCGGGCGCCAGGAGGTTCGAGCCTGGGTGCAAGGGGCGACGGTAGTCAATGGCGTGCGGGTCGTCGCCCGCCAGGTCGAGGTGGCTGAGCTTGAGGAGCTGAAACAGGTGGGGGACGTCTTGCGCGATGAGCTTGGCTCGGGGGTCGGAGTACTGGCGGCGGTCATCGATGGGCGGGCCTCGCTCCTGTGCGTGGTGACGCCCGACCTGGTGAGTAGCGGGCTCCGTGCCGATGCGATTGTTCGCAAGGTGGCCTCGTTCGCCGGGGGCGGGGGAGGAGGACGGCCGCACATGGCCCAAGCGGGCATTCGCGATCTCTCGAAGCTGGAACAGGTTCTGAGTTTGGTGCCGGAGGTGGTGCGCGAGCTGAGTGCTCGATAGAAGGCCCGTCAATCAGAGCCAGGTGAAATAGGCGTGAGTGTCTACGAAAGGCTCCTGCAGGCAGCAAGCGAGAAGGGGGCGGGCTACCTTGTCCTACTCGACCCGGACAAGAACGACGAAAACGGGCTACGGCGGGCGGCCGAGCAAGCCCAGGAAAGCGGAGCGGACGCCCTCTTGGTGGGGGGTAGTCTTCTCCTGACGCCGGGTTTCCAGGCGGCGGTGAGAGCAGTGCGGAGCGTGGCGCGCGTGCCGGTGATCATTTTCCCCGGCAGCACGCACCAGGTGTGTGCAGAGGCCGATGCGATCCTTTTCCTCTCCCTCATCAGCGGCCGCAATCCGATGCATCTGATCGGGCTGCAGGTGATTGCAGCCCCTCTCATCAAGGCCATGGGCATTGAGGCGATTGGCACAGGCTACATCCTGGTGGAGTCGGGAAGGATGACGAGTGCCGAGTTCATGAGCGACACGCGTCCCATCCCGCGCGAGAAACCCGACATCGCCAAGGCCCATGCTCTGGCGGCGGAGTACCTGGGCATGAAGCTAGTGTACCTGGAGGCCGGCAGCGGAGCTCAGTATCCCGTACCGGACGAAATGGTGAAGGCCGTCGCCGAGTACGTGACCGTGCCCGTCGTGGTTGGGGGAGGGATTCGGACACCCGAAGAGGCCCATCGAAAGGCAAGGGCAGGAGCTCGCTTTGTCGTGATCGGAAATGTCCTGGAGGACAGGGGTTCGCCGCAGCTACTGAGAGAATTTGCGGATGCCATCCATTGGCGTAGCCCTGTCGGTGCCTGATCCTGCCGGCAGTCCCCAATCCACAGGAAGGAAAATCTTGTCGCCCGGGATTGCCTCCCGGTACCGGGACGGCACTGCCCATCCACGCTGCGGAGGTTCGCTGGATTGATTGACATCCACGCCCATATCATCCCGGAAGTGGACGACGGACCGGGGTCCATCGAGACCAGTCTGGAGATGCTCCGGATTGCCGCCCAGGACGGGATCACCACAGTGGTGGCCACGCCCCACATCCTCGGGAACCTCGAGTTCAGTCGCGAAAGGGAGATCATCCGCAAGTTCCTGGCTCTGAAGCAACGGGCTCACGAGGAAGGGATTCCCGTCCGCCTCTACCTGGGATCCGAGATCTACATCGATCCGCGTCTGGACCTCGATCACCGGATTGCAACTCTGGCCAACAACGGGCGGTATTTTCTGGTGGAATTCCCCATGCAGGGTATCCCGGTATTCGCGGCCGAGAGGTTTTTCGAGATGATGGTCGGGGGGAAGACCCCGATCATCGCCCACCCCGAGCGGAACGCCGCCATTCTTCTGGACCCATGGAAGGCTTACGAGTTTGTCAGGCGAGGCGCCCTGCTGCAAGTCAATGCCGGTAGCCTTACCGGACGTTTTGGGGAGAGAGTGCGCGGGGTTGCCGAAAGACTCTTGGAGGCTCGCCTCGTCCATTTCGTGGCCAGCGATGCCCACGATGCCAACAGCCGGCCCTTACAGCTCAGCGGAGCCTACCGGGTGGTGGCCGAAAAGATGGGGGTGGACTTCGCGCGAACGCTGTTCTATGAGAATCCAAGGCGTGTGTTGCACGGGGAGCGTTGGGAGCCTCCGGAGCCTGCCGTGGAAGGGTTGGAGCGTCTCCGCCCAAGGGCCTTCAAAGACCGTCTCCTCCGTTGGTGGCGGCGTAGACCGTGATCGGCCGGCACGAAGGGTGCGGTTCCGGCTTCCGGCGCAGGACCGGTTTGCCGGGACTTCCGGGATCGCTAAGCGCCAGCGGCGAGGGGAGCTTTCGGCGCAGGATAGCGCGCGGCTCGGGGCCGAGGTAGAAAGGGCCTGCGAGGTGAGATCGAGGTGACCTTCTTGAACAGCATCGCCCTGCTTGCCCTGCCCTTGGTGACGCTTCCCGCGCTCATCCATCTCCTCGCTCGCGAGAAGGCCAGGGTCCTGCGCTTCAGCACGCTCCGGTTCCTCCGAGAGCTGGAGCATTCCGAGATCCGCAATCTGCGCCTACGGGAGATGGCGCTGCTTGTGCTGCGAACCCTGGCAATTCTGGGCCTGATCCTGATGGCTTCGCGGCCTGCGATTGTTCCGAGGGCGACCCCAGCTGGAGGGATCGGCTCGAAGACGGCCGCCCTGGTGATTTTGGATGATTCCTTCAGCACAGCTCTATGGACGGGGCACGGCACCGTATATGATCAGGGTTGCCAGGTGGTGCGGCAGATCGCCGGTACGATGAGTCCGGATGATGCCGGAGTGGTGGTCCTCGCACGGGGGGTCCCCTTCCCCGCCCATCAGTACCGGCTTTCGGACGCGATGTCCAAAGCTTCGTCCTTGCCGTGGGAGGAAAAGCGACCGTTGCCGGTGGGGAACGACCCCGCGGAGGCTTTTCGTCTTGCAGCGGAGTGGAGCCGCTTCTATTCGACCTATGGCCGCGAGCTCTACTGGATCTCGGACTTTGTGGGGCCGTACGCCTTCGCCGATTCCAGTCTTCTGGGCCCGCTGAGACAAGTGCGCACCTACCTCGTCCCGATTCAGCGTCCGAAGGTGACGAACCTATCGCTCACGGGTCTCAGGCTGGGAAGCCAGATCGTGCAGATGGGGACGAGCGTCCCGGTGCTTGTGCACGTGGTCAATACGGGGGACTTGCCCGTCCGCGAACGGCTCGTGCAGCTCTTCTGGGAGGGAGAACCTGTGGCGCAGGGCACGGTCAGCCTTGCCCCTGGAGAGAGCACGGAGCTCCTCCTGCGGGCGGTTCCTCGGCGGTCGGGGTGGCAGCACGGGTCCGTGGTTCTCGAGGACGATGCCCTCGAAGCAGACAACCGTCTCTGGTTCACCGTGGAGGTTCCGGATAGGATCCGCGTGCTCGTAGTCTCTTCGGCCGCGGAGAGGGAGGCGGTAGTGTACGCACTGAATCCCCCCGGGACGGAGCCAGGTCTTTACGAGGTGGTCCGGAGGGCGCCGGGGGAGGTCCTTTCCCAGGATGTGCGGCTGTCGGGAGGGGTAATCCTGGTAGATATGGGCGGCTTGAGTCCGCACCTGACGGAGGAGCTCGTCGCGTGGGTGCGTGCGGGCGGTTGCCTCATCGTGTTCCCGGGCCCCAACGCTTCTCCGCGGGATCTGACCCAGACCATTCTGTCCCCGCTTGGGTTGCCGCCGGTAGTTGGGACCTTCGGGAAGGCGGGTTCGGTTGCCCCTGCTGCTACAGTGACGTGGATGGATCGAGACCATCCGGTCTTCGAAGGGGTATTTGAGGAGAAAGAGCCGTCTGTGTCGTTGCCTGTGGCTTATTTCGGTCTGCGTCTACTGGGCGAAGAAGGTCTGAGTGTGATCTTGCGGTGCAGCAACGGGCTTCCTTTTCTGTGCGAGCGGACCGTCGGGTTGGGCAAGGTCTTCCTGTTTACTTCGGGGCTCAGCCCGGATTGGTCGGATCTGGCCAGGAAGGGGCTCTTTGTGGCACTGCTGCAGCGCTTGCCGGTGTACACGAAACTGTTGAGTCGCACGCCGCGGCTGTTTCAGACCGTGGGAGAAGCGATCGAGATCGTGGACGAGAGGCTCCCGGTGGGTGCCCCCTACGAGCTCGAACGGCCGGACGGGACCAGGGTACGGCTGGCGCCTCAGGCTGTGGCGGGCGGCACACGCCTGCGATACGAGGAAACAGACGTCTGTGGCATCTACACGATCTCAACCGATGGCCAGATTCGGTACCTCATGGCTGTCAACCCAGATCCGCGAGAGGCCGACCTGCGGCCGGTAGATGTGGACCGTTTGGCGAAGGCTCTGGGCGCGGAGGTACTGGACGCCCGTGGGGATCTGCCAAAGGCGATTGCCCTCCGACGTCGGGGCAGGGAGCTTTGGCCATGGCTTGCGGCAAGCGTCCTGGCGCTCCTGTGTGCGGAGCTCATTATTGGCCGCACCACCGCGCAACAGGTCACGGGAAAGGAAGCGAAACAAAGAACTCCCTCACGCGTGTAGTGGTTAACTCGGGTGGGTGATCGTGTCGTAGCAGGTGAATAGGAGGTTTGGGGTCTTCGTGACACCTACGATACGGGAAAAGGCGGTCCTGGTGGGGGTGGTGGAACCAGGCCAGTCTCGCTGGGAGGCAGAGGAGTATCTGGAAGAACTCGCCATGCTCGCCGACACGGCTGGAGCGGACGTTGTCGGTAAGGTTTTCCAGGACGGTGGCCGGCTTAACCCCGCTTACCTGATCGGCAGGGGCAAGGTAGAGGAGCTTGTCCGTGTGGTCCAGGAACAACAGGCCAATCTGGTGATCTTCGACCACGACCTGACACCCGTACAAGTGAAGAATTTAGAGAAGTCCTGCGGTGTGAAGATCCTGGACCGCAGCGGCCTTATCCTGGACATCTTCGCGCGGCGGGCGCGAACGAAAGAGGCCAAAACGCAAGTCGAACTGGCGCAGTTGAAGTACCTGCTCCCGCGCCTCACCCGCCAGTGGACGCACCTCTCCCGGCAGTACGGCGGTATCGGGACAAGGGGCCCGGGGGAGACGCAGCTGGAGGTGGACCGTCGGATGATCCGGCGCCGCATCGCGGTACTCGACCGGGAGTTGGACCAGATTCGGCAGCAGCGGCAGGTACGCCGGCGGCACCGAAGCGACATCTTCAAAGCGGCCCTGGTGGGATACACCAACGTGGGCAAGTCCTCTCTACTTAATGCCCTGACAGACTCGCAGGTGTTCGTGGAGGATCGACTCTTCGCCACTCTGGATGCCACGGTGCGCGCCATGCGCGCGGATAAGGGCCTGCGGGTGCTGCTCATCGACACCGTCGGTTTTATCCGGAAGTTGCCGCACCATCTTGTCGCTTCCTTCATGAGCACCCTGGAAGAGGCAGCGGAAGCGGATTTGTTGCTCCATGTGGTCGATGTGAGTCACCCGCAGTTCCCAATGCAAATCGAAACGGTCAACGAGGTGCTCAAGCAACTTGAGCTCCACACGAAGCCCATGGTCTACGTCTTCAATAAGATCGATGCTGTGCAGGAAAAAGGGATCTTCGCAAGTCTTCGGGAGCAGTACCGGCCAGCGGTCTTCGTCTCGGCGACCCGGGGCATGTTCCTCCAGGACCTCCGCAATGTGATCCTCGAGTACGCCCGGCGGCAATTTATCGAGATCACGGTTTGTCTGCCCGCAGAGCGATCCGCGGTACTGAGCCTCATTGACCGTCTGGCCGAAGTAAGAGACGTAACCGAGGTAGACGGGCGGCTTCGGGTCCGGTTTCTCACCGATCGGGATCGCTGGTCTCGGCTGCGGCACTCTCTGGATCGCTCCGAGTACACGGTGGCAGACGCCGAGGTAACCGTGCAAGACCGCGAGGCGGAGGAGGCGCAGCTCCAGGCTCGATAGGCGAAGCCGGAAAGAAGTCCACGTACCCGGAGAATGGGGAGCCCGGCGTGGGGGATGAAGGGAGTCGGGGGCGCGGGTGGACATTCGGTAGGATTTTCTCTGCGCAGGGGTAGGTGGCGTCACACAGCGAGAGCCTGAGCCGTGCAGGAACATGCCTGACGATCATCCGTTGCTCCAGTTTCTTTTCTCCCGGCATCGCTTCGGGCTGAAGCCCGGTCTTGAAAGGATCTCTGCCCTCCTTTCGTATCTGGGTCATCCCGAAAAGCGCTTTCGGGTGGTGCACGTGGGGGGAACGAACGGCAAGGGCTCCTGCTGTGCTTTTCTAGAGTCCCTGCTCCAGGCCACCGGTCTCCGGACGGGTCTGTACACCTCCCCGCACTTGGTCCGCCCCGAAGAACGCATTCGGGTGAACTCTATTCCCATTCCGGGTGAGGCGCTGGTGGACCTGATCGCTTCACTCCGGCCCCGGATTGAGGAAAGCCAGGCGACCTTCTTTGAGGCCGTGACGGCGATTGCGTTTGCCTATTTTGCGGAGAGCCGGGTCGACGTCGCGGTGGTGGAGGTTGGCTTAGGCGGGCGTTGGGATGCGACGAATGTCGTGTGGCCAGAGGTGACGGTGATCACCGACGTCCACCTGGATCACCAGAACCATTTGGGTCGGTCGGTCCGAGCCATCGCCTACGAGAAGGCGGGGATTCTCAAACCAGGCGTTGCGTGCTGTACCTACGCTCGTACGCGAGCCGCGCTGCGGGTGCTGCGGGAACGCGCGGCGCAAGTGGGGGCAATCCTTCACCGCCAGCAGTCGGAAGGACGGGTGCGGGTGACGGGTCTGAGCCCCGAAGGGACAAGGTTTGGCTATTGGGGATTGCAGATTCGCCAGCCCTATCTGAGTACCCGGCTTGTAGGCCGGCATCAGGCGCGCAATGCAGGCCTGGCGCTCCTCGCCTTTGAGGTGGGAGGTTGGGCACAGGTGGCCTCCGAGGAAACGATTCGTCGGGCGATTGCGGATACGGAATGGGCGGGTAGGTTTCATATCCTCTCGGTCTATCCGCTGCGCCTCCTGGATGTGGCGCACAATGTACAGGGTGTGCGCGCCTTCGTCCGGACGTTCGCGGAGCTCTGGCCCGACCAGTCGGACTGCACTGTGGTCATGGGTGTTCTGGAGGACAAACCCTTCCGGCTGATGGCTGGCTATCTCCGTCGGTTGGCGCCCCGGATTGTGGTCTGTCCTTTGCCGACGCTTCGCTCTGCGGACGTCGAGGACATGGCAAGCCAGGCGCAGGAGCTTGGCTTTGCGGTCCAGACGGCACTGGATCCGCTCGATGCGTGGCGGCGGGGGGAGATATGGGCTGGCAACTCCCCTCTAATTGCCATCGGGAGCCATTACCTGGTGGGCGCCATCCTCGGCGGGTTGGGGCTTGAGCCCCGCTGACCCGGGAAGAGGAGCCGGGCCATGTTGCGCCGAAAGACCTTGACTACGCGTGACCGATTTGATAAATTGACCGAGCCTGGATACCCGAGAGGATCCTGAGACGAGGACGGTTCCAATGGCCAGCGTGCGATTGAAGGACGTCACCAAGATTTTCGAAAAGAACGTGGTAGCCGTTCGCAAGGTGAATATTGATATCCAGGACAAAGAGTTTGTGGTCTTGGTCGGGCCCTCGGGCTGCGGCAAGTCCACCACTCTCCGAATGATCGCTGGGCTGGAGGATGTGACCGAAGGAGAGATCTACATCGGCGATCGCTTGGTGAACGATGTGCCCCCCAAGGACCGCGACATTGCTATGGTTTTCCAGAATTATGCCCTCTATCCGCACATGACCGTCTACGAGAATATGGCCTTCGGGCTCAAGTTGAGAAAGTACCCAAAGGAAGAGATCCATCGCAGAGTGCTCGAGGCCGCGGAAATCCTGGGCATCCAGAATTTGCTGGATCGCAAACCCAAGGCGCTATCGGGCGGACAGCGACAGCGGGTCGCCGTCGGGCGGGCCATCGTTCGAAAGCCGAAAGTCTTCCTCTTCGACGAGCCCCTCTCCAATCTGGACGCCAACGTACGGGTGCAGATGCGGACGGAGATCAGCAAGCTCCACCAGAGGCTCGAAACCACCATGGTCTACGTCACCCATGACCAGGTGGAAGCCATGACCATGGGGGATCGGATCGTGGTGATGCGAGACGGTGTGGTGGAGCAAATCGACCCACCCCTGCGGCTCTACAACTACCCGCGTAATAAGTTCGTGGCCAGGTTCATCGGTAGCCCACCGATGAACTTCGTCGATGGACGGGTGATAGCGGGGGAAGACGGCCTCGTGTTCGACCAGGGACAGATTCAGATCCGCATCCCGCGTAGGAAAGAAGCGGCCCTCGGCAAATATGTGGGGAAGGAGGTGACCCTCGGCATTCGTCCCGAGCACATCCACCCGCGACACGAGCTGGATGGGGTCGAGGAGGCCGTGAGCATCGACGCGATGGTGGATGTGGTGGAACCGATGGGGAGCGAGATATACCT encodes the following:
- the ugpC gene encoding sn-glycerol-3-phosphate ABC transporter ATP-binding protein UgpC, which codes for MASVRLKDVTKIFEKNVVAVRKVNIDIQDKEFVVLVGPSGCGKSTTLRMIAGLEDVTEGEIYIGDRLVNDVPPKDRDIAMVFQNYALYPHMTVYENMAFGLKLRKYPKEEIHRRVLEAAEILGIQNLLDRKPKALSGGQRQRVAVGRAIVRKPKVFLFDEPLSNLDANVRVQMRTEISKLHQRLETTMVYVTHDQVEAMTMGDRIVVMRDGVVEQIDPPLRLYNYPRNKFVARFIGSPPMNFVDGRVIAGEDGLVFDQGQIQIRIPRRKEAALGKYVGKEVTLGIRPEHIHPRHELDGVEEAVSIDAMVDVVEPMGSEIYLYFTAGGSNFVARLPAMHTLREGEVLSLAFDMRKAHFFDKDTDQTIGLELEAAGAI
- a CDS encoding BatA domain-containing protein; its protein translation is MTFLNSIALLALPLVTLPALIHLLAREKARVLRFSTLRFLRELEHSEIRNLRLREMALLVLRTLAILGLILMASRPAIVPRATPAGGIGSKTAALVILDDSFSTALWTGHGTVYDQGCQVVRQIAGTMSPDDAGVVVLARGVPFPAHQYRLSDAMSKASSLPWEEKRPLPVGNDPAEAFRLAAEWSRFYSTYGRELYWISDFVGPYAFADSSLLGPLRQVRTYLVPIQRPKVTNLSLTGLRLGSQIVQMGTSVPVLVHVVNTGDLPVRERLVQLFWEGEPVAQGTVSLAPGESTELLLRAVPRRSGWQHGSVVLEDDALEADNRLWFTVEVPDRIRVLVVSSAAEREAVVYALNPPGTEPGLYEVVRRAPGEVLSQDVRLSGGVILVDMGGLSPHLTEELVAWVRAGGCLIVFPGPNASPRDLTQTILSPLGLPPVVGTFGKAGSVAPAATVTWMDRDHPVFEGVFEEKEPSVSLPVAYFGLRLLGEEGLSVILRCSNGLPFLCERTVGLGKVFLFTSGLSPDWSDLARKGLFVALLQRLPVYTKLLSRTPRLFQTVGEAIEIVDERLPVGAPYELERPDGTRVRLAPQAVAGGTRLRYEETDVCGIYTISTDGQIRYLMAVNPDPREADLRPVDVDRLAKALGAEVLDARGDLPKAIALRRRGRELWPWLAASVLALLCAELIIGRTTAQQVTGKEAKQRTPSRV
- the hflX gene encoding GTPase HflX, yielding MTPTIREKAVLVGVVEPGQSRWEAEEYLEELAMLADTAGADVVGKVFQDGGRLNPAYLIGRGKVEELVRVVQEQQANLVIFDHDLTPVQVKNLEKSCGVKILDRSGLILDIFARRARTKEAKTQVELAQLKYLLPRLTRQWTHLSRQYGGIGTRGPGETQLEVDRRMIRRRIAVLDRELDQIRQQRQVRRRHRSDIFKAALVGYTNVGKSSLLNALTDSQVFVEDRLFATLDATVRAMRADKGLRVLLIDTVGFIRKLPHHLVASFMSTLEEAAEADLLLHVVDVSHPQFPMQIETVNEVLKQLELHTKPMVYVFNKIDAVQEKGIFASLREQYRPAVFVSATRGMFLQDLRNVILEYARRQFIEITVCLPAERSAVLSLIDRLAEVRDVTEVDGRLRVRFLTDRDRWSRLRHSLDRSEYTVADAEVTVQDREAEEAQLQAR
- a CDS encoding bifunctional folylpolyglutamate synthase/dihydrofolate synthase gives rise to the protein MPDDHPLLQFLFSRHRFGLKPGLERISALLSYLGHPEKRFRVVHVGGTNGKGSCCAFLESLLQATGLRTGLYTSPHLVRPEERIRVNSIPIPGEALVDLIASLRPRIEESQATFFEAVTAIAFAYFAESRVDVAVVEVGLGGRWDATNVVWPEVTVITDVHLDHQNHLGRSVRAIAYEKAGILKPGVACCTYARTRAALRVLRERAAQVGAILHRQQSEGRVRVTGLSPEGTRFGYWGLQIRQPYLSTRLVGRHQARNAGLALLAFEVGGWAQVASEETIRRAIADTEWAGRFHILSVYPLRLLDVAHNVQGVRAFVRTFAELWPDQSDCTVVMGVLEDKPFRLMAGYLRRLAPRIVVCPLPTLRSADVEDMASQAQELGFAVQTALDPLDAWRRGEIWAGNSPLIAIGSHYLVGAILGGLGLEPR